The DNA window CCGCGAGTTACGAGCGCATCCACCGCTCCAACCTCATCGGGATGGGCGTGCTGCCGCTCCAGTTCGCCGACGGCGAAGATGCTGATTCGCTGGGGCTGGACGGGACCGAGACGTTCGACATTCCGGTCGACGGGGACCTGGCGCCCGGTCAGGAAATTGAGGTCACGGCCACGGCTGCGGACGGCACCGAGACGACGTTCACGACGATCAACCGGTGCGATACGCCGATCGAAGTGGAGTACTACCGCCACGGCGGCATTCTGCACTACGTGCTTCGGGACTTTGTGCGGGGGGAGAAAGTGGCTGCGTAGGCGTTCATCCATCATGGGATCCGGGCCTCCCCGACGCGAGGTTGGCGTCTGGGAGTATGGGCGTGGGGGGGCAACAGGGTTCATTACCAGGTGAACAGCCGGGTCATACTACTGGAAGCGACGGTGCCTCCTTTGCCTATGCCCCTCTCGCCCAGACGCCCATACCTTTTGGGGTACGAACGGAAGATGAAGGGCATGCGAGTTCTCCTCACTCGGATGAAATGTACAACGTGGATTGCCCTGTCCCCCGTTGTCCTTCGCCCGGCGAGTCAGTAGGTTGTGCTCACGTACTACTCCAAAACTGAACCGCCACCATGGACCGGGATACGATCATCGAACCCTTCCGCATTAAGTCCGTCGAGCCCATCCGGATGACGGATCGGGCGGAACGGGAACGGCTTATCCGCGAGGCTAACTACAACCTCTTCAACCTGCACGCGGACGACGTCATCATCGACCTGCTCACGGACTCGGGCACCTCAGCCATGAGCGCCGCGCAGTGGGCCGGGCTCATGCAGGGCGATGAGAGCTACGCGGGCTCGCCCTCCTATTTCCGGTTCGAGGAAGCGGTCAAAGACTTGATGCCCTTCGAGCACATTATTCCAACGCACCAGGGCCGGGCCGCCGAGCGCATTCTGATGGGCATCGTGGCGGACCCCGACGCGAAAATCCCAAGCAATACGCACTTCGATACGACGCGCGCCAACATCGAGTCCACCGGTGCCGAGGCCGTGGACCTCGTGATTGAAGAAGGCCTCGACCCGGACCTGGAGCATCCGTTCAAGGGCAACATCGACCTCGATCGGCTGGAAACGCTCTTGGAGGACGAGGGAGAAAACGTCCCGATCGTGATGCTTACGATCACAAACAATTCGGGCGGCGGGCAACCGGTCTCCCTAGAAAACATCCGCGGCGCCGCAGCGCTCTGTGAGGAGCACGATGTACCGTTCATCCTCGATGCCTGCCGATTTGCCGAGAATGCTTATTTCATCAAGCAGCGGGAGGACGGATATGGCGACCATTCAGTCAAGGAAATCGTCCGGGAGATCTTTTCGCACGCGGACGGCATGACGATGAGTGCGAAGAAGGATGCCCTGGTAAACATCGGCGGATGGCTGGCGCTCGACGATGACGACTGGGCACGGGAGGCACGCAATCAACTCATCCTCACGGAGGGCTTCCCGACGTACGGCGGTCTGGCGGGACGCGACCTGGAGGCCATTGCCGTGGGCCTGCAGGAGATCGTGGACGAGGACTACCTGGAATACCGCATGGCCTCGACCCGCTACCTCGGCGAGGCCCTCACCGACCTGGGCGTCCCGATCGTGACGCCGGTGGGCGGGCACGCGGTCTATGTAAACGCGAAGGCCCTTCTTCCCCACATTCCCCCGCTGGAGTATCCGGGACAGGCACTGGCCGTCGCCCTCTACACGACCGGGGGCATTCGAGGTGTCGAGATTGGCAGTGTCATGTTCGGCCAGCAGCCCGACGGCAGCGAGGAGCCCGCGCGAATGGAACTGGTGCGGCTCGCCATTCCCCGACGCGTCTACACCCAGAGCCACGTCGATTACGTGATCGAGTGCTTCGAGGAGGTATACGACCGCCGCGAGGAGCTCACCGGCTTTGAGATCACCGAGGAACCGCCGCAACTCCGCCACTTCACGGCCCACTTCCAGCCCCTGGAACCGGACGCCGTCCATCGCGAGACGAGCGTGCCCGAAGAAGTGGCGCGTGCGTCGTAAGTGACCTCGAGTCCGCTTGCCGAATTCGGGATGGGTGTGAGGAGGTATGGAAGCCCCCCTCCCCACTTCCATGCGTCCAGCCGCCCACACCCGAACGGAGCATGCGGAGGTTGTATGCCACGTGATCCGTGAGACCGATTTTCGTGTCACGCCCCCGTCTCCCGCTTCATGCATCATGCCTCCCTCTTCCCTCATCGAAACCGGGCAAGGCGACGCCGGGCCCGCCCCAGAGCGGGCGGCACGTCGTCCGGCGGCGTGAGTTCGCCCCGCAGATTGGTCTGCATCTGGTCGCGCACGGCCTCGGCCGTGTAGCCGTGATCGAACAGGTAGTACAGCTTCGCCAGGGCGGCCTCCGTAGTCATGTCGTAACCACTTACCACTCCCGCCTCTGCGAGCGCCTGTCCGGTAGCGTACAGGTTTAGATCGGCCGTGCCCCGCAGCGGTTGGGTGACGGCCACCAGTACGACGCCCCGGTCGGTCGCCCGGCGCAGCGTGTCTAAAAACGCCTCCTCTTCCGGAGCATTGCCCGACCCGAAGCACTCCAGCACCACGCCCTGCACGGGCGGAGAGAGAAGATTGTCGAGGTGGCGCGCCTCCATGCCTGGGAAGAGCCGAAACGTGGACACCGTCGCCTCACCTAGGGGCGTAATGTTCGGCGAGCGGGCCGGGGACTCGGACGCCGGCACGAGCGACCAGTCGACGTCCAGATTGATGCCGGCCGTCCCTACCGCCGGGTAGTTCGGGGAGGCAAAGGCCGAAAACGAATCGGCGTTCACTTTGGTGGTGCGATTGCCCCTGTACAGTCGATCGTCGAAGCAGAGGTGAACCCCCGCAAGGCGGTCCGGATATTGCCCCAGCAGAAGAAGGGACGTAAGAAGATTGCCTTGCGCATCGGTGCGCGTTTCGTCCAGCGGCAACTGCGCCCCGGTGAGCACGACAGGCTTATCGAGCGGGTGTAGCATAAACGAGAGCGCGGAGGCCGTAAACGCCATCGTGTCCGTCCCGTGAACCACCAGAAAGCCGTCGTAGGTGGAGTAGTGCTCCTGGATGACTTCGGCAATCCGCAGCCAGTCCTCCGGCGCCATGTTGGAGCTATCAAGCAACGGATCAAACTCGTGAATGTCGTACGTCGGCACATCGTCGGCCTGAAACGGCGGCAGCTCCTGCATCTGCTTCTGGAGGTAGCCGGACACCGGCACGTGTCCCTCCGCAGTCTCCTTCATTCCAATGGTCCCACCCGCATAGGCCACGAGAATACGAGGATCGGACACCGCCATAATGTGCAAGAGTTGGATGTGTGAACAGAGTGCGTCACCGTCCAGAATCGCGGTCCCCGATTGCGCCGTCCCCGACTCCCTCCCATCCAAGAGCACCTCCGGGCCGTCCCCTCTCAACGTTCCACTTTTTGCCGCTCCAGACCAACAGAGGGCTGCTTCGATTGAAGACGACACTCGCAACAGGACTCCATCATTACCGGAAATTCAGTCCTCATCCAAGATGTAGATGTCGGCGAGATTTCGGGCCAGCTGGCCGTAATCCAGCCCGTAGCCGATGACAAAGAGGTCCGGAATTTGAAACCCGACGTAGTCAAGCGTAAGATCCGGCTCTGTGGCCGTCGGCTTATGAAGAAGCGTCGCGACCCGAAGAGAGGCCGGGTTGTACTCCTGGAGTCGTCCCTTCATGAAGTCCATCGACAGACCGGTATCTACGATGTCCTCCACGATCAGTACGTCGCGGCCCTCCAGTTCAGCATCCACACTTTTGAGCTCGTGCACCTCGCCGCTCGACACCTTGGCTGCACCGTAGGACGAGAGCTTAATAAAGTCGATCTCACAATCCGTGTTGATGGCACGCATGAGATCAGCGGTAAACATGAACGCCCCGTTGAGCACGCTCACCAGAATGGGCGTCGTGTCGGCGTAGTCCGCTGATATTTGCTGCCCCATCTCCGCCACCCGCGACTGGATGGTGTCGGCATCGAGGTACCGACGAAATCGATCTCCGCGGTAGGTCACGGTGGCGTCGTCGAGTTCAACGGGCGCATCGGTAAGGTCTCGCGTGGCGGGCATATGGTCGAGGGTGGCGATGGACAGAACGGAGCAAACGGTAGAGAAAAAGCTACGCGGGACCTGTGCCGAAATGCAATCGATCGGCACCCCGATCCATGCAAATGTGCCTGAAAATTCTGCCGAGAACGAAGACTGTCCCCTACTGAGCACTCCGACCCGGTCGGCATACACGGCGTCACGGCACAGGACGTTCATGCGGATGCCAGGTGAGCCGTGCGATGTGCGTCGTATCAGAACGGACCCGCACCCGGTGGTCGAGCCGGTGTCCTACGAGCCAGGCAGGGTGTTCATCGGTCGTCAACAGATACACGCTGTCGCGGCGGTGGGAGGGAATCTTGGCGTCGGTCAGCAAGTCGCTCACGAGCCTCGTCCCCTCCATTCCAAGAGGTTGAAGCCGATCGCCGTCCTGCCACGTCCCGACCGATAAGGGATCGACGAGACGGTTCGCATCGGCGTACACGACATTGGGATCGCCGGTATCCAACGTCTCCGGCGGAGCGTCGAGCGGGTCGATGCGGAGTACGCCGCCGGGAAGCGGCACGTCTTCTCCCCACGGCACCGGAACCGGCGGGTGCACCGGTTCGGGCTGTCGTTCCTCCGGCACAAACCAGAGCACCGAACGCTCGCGCCATACGGTCCCGCCTCCAAACTCCACACGCCGGCCCACCTGTGCATCCACGAGGGCCACCAGCTCTTTAGCCACAGCTGAGGACTGCGGGGCCCCGGGCAACATCTCATGGAGGGCCTTCAGTAGAAGCCGCCGCTGCCACACCGGTGCACGCTCCCGAAGCGGGGCGAGTTGGAGCGTGCCGCCGATGTCTCGCTCCTGATAGCAATCCTCCCAGTGCGCCTGCAGGATCGGCGTGATGGTCTCTTCTACGTATTCGCGCATCAGACCGGCGGCCTGCGCAATGCTGTCGGTGGCACCGGGAAAGTTCTTTTGCAATAACGGAAGAATCTCCATGCGCATCACCGCCCGATCATAATCGGAATCTTGATTGCTCGGATCGTCGCGCCACGGAAGATCTTCCCTTTCCGCAAACGCCTCGATCTCGTCCCGCGACACGTCGAGCAGGGGGCGGACGAGCCGAACGGACGCGTTGGCGTTCATCGGGCGGGACGGCGGCATGCCCGCCAGTCCCTCCGGCCCGGCGCCGCGGACGAGGTTGAGGAGCAACGTTTCGGCCTGATCGTCGCGGTGATGCCCGACCGCTACGACCTTGGCTCCGATCTCGTTGGCCCGCCGGCCCATCGCGTCGTACCGGAGCGTCCGCGCCGCCTCCTGGAGCGACTCGTCCTTCTGCTCTGCCCGCACCTCAGCGTCGAGAGACTTTACGCACAGCGGAATGGGGGGAGAGTGTGCCCCGCACCAGTCCTGCACGAGGGACGCGTCAGCGGTGGCCCCAGGCCGCAGTCCATAGTTTACGTGGAGGGCATGCACGTCGTACCCCAGCTGATGCAGAACTGCAAGACACACCATCGAATCTGGCCCTCCGCTCACGCCGACGAGGACCCGTGCTCCGTCCGTCAGCAGTTCGTGCCGCCGGATGTACTCTGCAATCGTGTCGACAAATTCCGGCATCGCTATCGTTGGTGCGTTCGGGCGTAGGTGCGTGTCTTCGACAGCATCCGCTGCAGAAAAATGATTTCGTGCTTCAGAAGGCCAGGACGACTTGACCACTCACACACCCAAAAACGCCCATCCCCCCAAATACCGCATCTCGGCCCATCCAACGCCCTCCCCGGGCGTCTCCCTCCCACGACCAGGACGCCCCGCCAAAATGCTACGCTCTCCCAAACCGCTTTGCAATCTCTTCCAGCGACCACTTTGCGATGGTGGGCGTGCCCGATGGATCGGCGTACGGCATCTCACACTCGAACAAGTCACGGAGGAGCGATCGGCGCTCGGACTCAGAGAGCGGCTGCCCGCGCCGCACGGCACTCTTCTGTGCCATCACGCGCGCCAGCTGCTCGCGCCGCTCGTCCTCCACCGTGTCCTGTGCAGACTTGTACTGCTCCAGAATGTCCTCCAGTACTGCGCTCTCGTCTCCGTCCGGCACGTCGGCCGGCACCCCACGCACCGCCACCGTGCGCCCGCTCATCCGTTCTACCTCAAAACCCAGTGCCCGGAGATCCTGTCGGAGGTCCTCGAACAGATCAACATCGGCAGGCGAGAGTTCGACCGTGTGCGGAAAGAGAAGCTGCTGCGAATTGCCCTGCTCCTCCCGCAGTCGCTCCAGATTTCGCTCATGAAGCACGCGCACGTGGGCGGCCCGCTGGTCCACGAGCATCATGCCGGTGTCCGTGGGCGTCACGATGTAGGTGTCGTGCAACCCCCAAACCGGACGTTGATCCTGCTCCGCCATGGCCTCCCTCTCCGAGTCCGGCTGAGCGTTCACATCGTCGGAGGAGGCCTTCTCTTCGTCCGGCGGACGGTACAAGGCATCGGACTGGTCGCCGGGCGGAACGCTCGGGCTGCCGTTCTCCTGCTTCCGAGGACGGCGGGGCGACGATGGGGATGGGGATTGCGGCGACGATGAGCTTGATTCCGCGTCTGAATTCGACGACCGTCGGGGCTGAAACGAGGTGGGTGTGGAACGCGACCACGACCCTTCAGAGGAAGACCCGCCGGCAGTCGTCTCGGGGCCTTCATCTGGCGAGTCCTCCTCTCCCTCCATTTGGGGCGTAGCGTGCACGCGCCCTAGTGCCCGCCGCACTGCACTCCGCAGGAAGCCGTAGATGCCGCTCTGGTCGTCGAACTTCACCTCCGATTTCTGGGGATGCACGTTCACGTCCACCCGGCGAGGATCCATGCGCAAGAAGAGCGCAAAAAACGGAAAGGCCCCGTCCGGCAACAGGTCGCCGTAGGCTTTCTTCACGGCGTGACTGAGGTAGCGATCCTTCACGTAGCGCTCGTTTACAAACAGGAACTGCTCTCCCCGCGTTTTGCGGTGGAATGAGGGCTCTCCCACAAAGCCCTCGATCGTGAGGTCGCTCGACGAATCCTGAACCGGCACGAGCTCGTCGGCGTGCTCATCCCCAAAGAGCCCCAGCACCCGCTCCTTCATGGCGCCGAGGAAGTCGTCCGACTGCGCGGCGGCCAGGTCGTAGTGCTCGTGGCCATCGTGCTCAAGGCGAAAGGCGACGGTCGGATTGGCAAGGGACAGAAACTGTGCCGTGGTGGTGAGGTGCTTCAGTTCGGTGGCCGGCGTCTTCAAGAAGTTGCGTCGGGCCGGCACATTGAAGAAAAGATTCTGGACGGCCACGGACGTGCCGTGTTGAATTGCACAAGGCCGCTGCTCCATAATTTCGCCTCCCTTCACTCGCACGAGCGTCCCTGCGTCGTCCTCCACGCGCTTCGTCTTGAGCTCGACCTGTGATACGGCGGCGATCGACGCAAGGGCTTCCCCGCGAAAGCCGAGGGTCCGAATCCGCTCCAGGTCATCGACCGATTGAATCTTGCTCGTGGCGTGGCGCTCGAAGCACCGCTCGGCATCGGCAGGACTCATGCCGCAACCGTCGTCGATCACCTGTACGAGCGTGCTGCCTGCATCTTTGAGAATGACCTCCACGGACGACGCCCCCGCATCAATTGCGTTCTCGATGAGTTCCTTTTCCACCGAGGCCGGACGCTGCACCACCTCCCCCGCCGCAATCTGATTGGCGAGGCGGTCCGACATCACGTGAATGATGCCCTCAGACGTAGAGGACTCGGCAGATTCAGCCACGAAGAGACAACGGGATCAGTGGACAAATCACAGGAAAACGACGCGAGCGGGCGTCCCGCGGCACGGCACGCCCTTCTTCTCCAGCATTGAATCGCTCCTCGGATGCGACGAGTCCCCCCCACGCCCATCCTCCGATCCGCAGATTCAATCCGGACTCAACGCGAAGACGAGAGGCGGACGAGCTCTTTTCCTCGACGAGCTTTTAATCCGTGGTCGCCCCTCAAAGCGTGTAATAGAGAACGAGGGTTAGGAGGAGGAGCCCAATCATCACCACGAGACTGAGCCCACTCTTTCGATTGCGGCCCCGTCCCCGAGCACGCATCTTGCGTTTGAGCTCCTGCTTCTCATCCTCGTCCGGATCGTAGAAGCGAGGAGTGTACTCGAACCCACGCGGCCCTCGCCCAGCAGAAAACAAACCCATAACGCGCGATCAATGATCACTAGTGCATGCGGACAAAAGTTACTCTCCGCCCGCCACGCACGTTCCTCTTTCAAGGCGAGCTGCCACTTCCGTACGTCCACACATCCAGACGTACATCCCCCAACGGAGCGTGCAAGCGGAGCTGGGATTATGCGTAGTATTCGACGACCGTCTCCGCCTTCGCCGGCCCCACCACCTCCGCTAATGCGTCCTCGTCGGCCTCCTTCACTTTTGCCACGGAGCCAAACGTCCCAAGGAGCTTTTGGGCTGTCTTCTCGCCAATGCCGTGGATGTCGAGGAGCTCGGACTGGAGCGTCTGCTTCTTGCGCCGTTTGCGCTGATACGTGACGGCAAAGCGGTGCGCCTCGTTGCGAACCTTTTGCAACAGCTGGAGCGCGGGGCTGTCCTTCCCGATGAGCACCGGATCTGAATCGCCGGGACGGAAGACCTCCTCCAGCCGTTTGGCCAGCCCGATCACCTGGAACCGGTCCATGAGGCCCAGCTCCTGCAGCACTTCCGTTGCGGCGTTGAGCTGGCCCTTTCCCCCATCGATGACGACGAGATCGGGCCACGGCCCCTCCTCGTCGATCATGCGGCGGTAGCGGCGCTCCACCACCTCCCGCATCGCCTGGTAGTCGTCCGGCCGTCCCTCCTCGGTCGTGCGAATCTTGTAGGTCCGGTAGTCACTCTTGCGCGGTGTACCATCGGTAAAGACCACACAGGACGCCACCGTCTCCTTCCCGCCATGGTGCGACACGTCGATGCCATCGATGCGGCGGGGCAGGTCCTCCATCCGCAACTCGCCCTTCAGGGCCTTCACGGACTCCGGAATGCGATCCCGCTCCCGCTTCATCTGTTGCGTCTTCCACTCGCCCACCAGCAGCTTGGCGTTGGATTTCGCCATTCGGGTGAGACTCGCCTTGTCGCCCTGCTGTGGCACATTGATCGGCACCTGTCGCCCTTTCTCCTGCCGAAGCAACTCCTCCAGCGCATGCGTGTCCTGCGCCGGATGATCGTTCGGATCGTGCGAGAGCAGCACCTCCTCCGGGTAGAAATTCGCATCGGCGTAGTAATTCTCTACGAACGAGAGCATCAGCTCCTCGTCCGTCCGCCCGGTGATGCGCTTCAGGTACTTGTGCCGCTTCCCGATCATCTTGCCCTCCCGTACCTGAAACAGCACACCGCACCCGATGCCCTCCTCTCGGTCCAGGTGCAGGGCAAACACGTCGCGGTCGGCAAAATCTTGACTGACGACCTTCTGCTGCTGTGAGTACTCCTTGAGGGCCTGCACCTGATCGCGCAGCCGCGCCGCCTCCTCAAAGTTTTTTCGGTCGGACTGCTCGTGCATCTCGTCCTTCAGGAGATCGATGAGCGCCTGCGTCTGGCCATTGAGCAGCTTCTCCACCTGCTCAATCGTCTCCATGTAGTCGTCCTCGGACTGCTTCCCCACGCACGGTGCCTTGCAGTTGTCGATGTGATGCTGGAGACACACGTCGTACTTCCCCGCCTCGACCTTCTCCTCGCTGAGATCGAGCGAGCAGGTCCGCAGCTGAAAGACCGACCGGATCGCGTCCATCATCGTGTTCATCTTCGACACGTCCGCGTACGGACCGAAGTACTTCGACCCATCCTGCTTAACGTTGCGCGTCTTGAACACCCGGGGGAAGCGCTCATTCTTGATGCAAATGTAGGGATAGGTCTTGTCGTCCCGCAGGTTGACGTTGTAGCGGGGCTGGAGCTCTTTGATCTGGTTGTTCTCCAAAATCAACGCCTCCGCTTCCGTGTCCGTGATAATGACATCCACGTCCACGGCCTTCTTCACCATGACCTCGATGCGTCCGTCCCGCTGCCGGCTTTGCTGAAAGTACGTGCGTACCCGATTGCGCAGATTTTTGGCCTTGCCCACGTAGAGCACCGAGCCGTCATCATCCAAAAACTTGTAGACTCCCGGATCGGTGGGCAGCCCGTCAAGCTTCTGCTGCAGGGCCTCCGGCTTGTCGTCGAGAATCTCAGTCATAGGGGTAGGAAGCGTCGTACATCACGTGTGCTGCCTCAATTCTGCATAGCGGAAGACGTTTCACGCCAGCCGGGCGTTCCGTCTCCGGACGTCCACCCCACAGGGTCTTTCGCCTCCATCTGCGACCGTCCTCCTGAGATCCGGGGCTCCCCCTGCGGACTAACCGCCGACCTGGACCTCTGACGGCGGATCCGCTCGTTGCCCTTCCGACAAGCTCCTGGTATCCTACAGACCCGAGTCCGGCCGGTTTACATAACGCGTCATATTCGGGAGTATCCAGACTAGATCAGTATATTGCTCTTCTAATTTTCCATAACCGGTTGGGATGACGGAGGATACTCACTGGTCCGTCCCGGCGTATGCCGAACGCGTCCGTGATGTATCACCGAACGCATCGGCATAAGAATAAGTTATACTGAGGCGCTTTACACTCGACCCTTGAACCGATGAGGACTTGCGCCTACTGTGGAAAGAAAGGACAGCTCTCCAAAGAGCATCTGTATCCCGACTGTCTCCAGAGTCGTCGTGATGGTGATCGAGTCTACTCCTCGAATGCAATCTCAGATAAATTCGTCCCGGGTTCTGCGTTGCAGATAAAAGATGTCTGTGAGACCTGCAACAACGGGGTCCTTTCAGAGCTAGATCAGTACTTCTGCGGCCTGTATGACTCCTTTATCGACGGACGAACTGTGCGATCAGGGGAGCAGGTTCAGTTTCGGTATGAGTACGATGATCTGCTCCGATGGCTTCTGAAGATGCTTTACAACAATGCTCGGGCGGGAAAGGCTGCAAAGAAGCACGTTGACAGGTTGCAGGAGTACTCCGGGTACATTATTGGCGAAGAAAGCATCCCTCCCGAAGTTCTTCTCCTCGCCCGACTCACAGTGCCGTTTGAAGGAGAGAATGGGGAAATTCCTCCCTCTCACATGACCTGTGGCCTGATTGAACTTGAGGAGTTCGACTACAGACTTGGTGAGACCTATTTGGTCAGCATTGACAGCTTCTCATTCATCGTGGTCGCTCTTGTCGGGGCTTCGAACCTATTTCGACAGAAGGCCCGCGAATTGCTGAAAGAGGACGCATCACTAGGAGAGACGTCAAGACTTACTCCTGGCGTTGAACAGACGAGGTTAGAAGCCTCCGATGCGACCTCTCTCCATGTCGACGGCCAGCTTGTAATGGCAGATTGGGCAAAGTGGATACGCAGGACTCAAAAGGACTGACCGGGACCTCAGTATAACCCTGCGCTAGAGGTGACGGAGGGCTGATGCCATCATCGAACGAGGTCCCTCAGGCAGTTTCGACTTCGCTGATTTGGAATGGCAACGACTAAAAATGGATACTCCTTCCGACGTTGTTATTTTGTCGGACGACGTTCTCATTGGCGGTTTCCTGCCCTCCGCACCTCAGCTAAATCGTTATGACGCGCTGGACCACTGCTTCTGCTCGTCTCGGTTGAGACAATACCGATTGTCTAAGGCGCCACCGTCTCTCGATCTTAGGATCGTCCGGACGCCTGATATCTGTGGCGGAAAGCCGCGCATCGCAGGACACCGGATTGGTGGACTACGAAATCGTTTGGGAGGTGGCGACCGAGAAGGCCCCAGAATAGGGAAAAGCAATCGGTGCCCTTCTCGAAGAGGAAGATGCAGCCTCCCCCACATTGCAACCGACGACGGGCTGTGGCTTCTTTGAGTGTTGACCGTTTTGCGATTGGGAGGTCTGCCGTCCGCGCTCGTGCCCTCCACGCCGTCCAGAAAAGGGCCCACTGGACGGCCACAGTCGACAGTCTGCTCGCCCCCCGTTTGGAATCAAAACAGTCGCTTACAGCGGAAGGTCGAGCCCGGCCCGACTCTCCCGCAGCGCGTCGGCCGACGCCCGTAGGGCCTCCTCCTCGTCTGTCGAGAGATCCGGGGTCACGTGTCGCTCCACCCCTTCAATGCCCACGACACAGGGCGTGCTCAGGCACACGCCTTCGATGCCGTACGCTCCCTCCTGCCGCACACTCACGGGAAGCACGTTCCGCTGATCCTCCAGGATGGCTCGGACAATCCGGGCAATGACGACGCCAATGGCGGAGTCGGTATAGCCCTTCCGGTCGATAATTTCGTAGGCGGCGTCGCGGGCCTGCTCAAAGAGCGACTGCATCGTATCCGAATTCCAGGGTTCCCCCAAGACGTCCCGGCCCCGAATCGGCTGTCCTCCAATGGTCGCATTGCTCCAGATGGGCACCTCCGTATCGCCGTGCTCGCCCAGGATGTAGGCATGCACGGAGCGCGGATCGACGCCGTAGTGCTGCCCCAGCAATGCGCGGAAGCGCGCCGTGTCAAGGAGCGTTCCCGTTCCAATGATGCGCTCATTGGGCCGCTCACTCATCTCCTGCGAGAGGTCCGTGAGTACATCCACTGGATTCGTGGCGACAACGAGAATGGCGTCGGGGGCCTGCTCGTCGAGCGCCGAAATGATCTCCTGGAAAATGCGGGCGTTGCGCTCCAGCAGGTCGAGCCGAGACTCGTCCGGCGACTTCTGACTGCTGCCCGCCGCGAGAACGATCACTTGCGCATCGCTCATCGCCTCATAGCCGACCGCGCGGCACGTGACCCGGCCTACCAGCAGTTGGCCGTGCATCAAATCCATCGCCTCACCCTCGGCCCGACGCTCGTCAACGTCATGGAGAAGAATTTCACTGGCGAGGCCCTGGTTGAAAAGCGCATAGGCGGCTGCCGTGCCCACATTCCCCGTGCCGACAATGCCTACGGTTCGACGCTGAATCATAATGGGGGCGACAACTCAGATGGTGACGAATGGGAGACGAACGTAGTAGCGCATCCTCTCTTTTCCCTTAC is part of the Salinibacter sp. 10B genome and encodes:
- the uvrC gene encoding excinuclease ABC subunit UvrC, with amino-acid sequence MTEILDDKPEALQQKLDGLPTDPGVYKFLDDDGSVLYVGKAKNLRNRVRTYFQQSRQRDGRIEVMVKKAVDVDVIITDTEAEALILENNQIKELQPRYNVNLRDDKTYPYICIKNERFPRVFKTRNVKQDGSKYFGPYADVSKMNTMMDAIRSVFQLRTCSLDLSEEKVEAGKYDVCLQHHIDNCKAPCVGKQSEDDYMETIEQVEKLLNGQTQALIDLLKDEMHEQSDRKNFEEAARLRDQVQALKEYSQQQKVVSQDFADRDVFALHLDREEGIGCGVLFQVREGKMIGKRHKYLKRITGRTDEELMLSFVENYYADANFYPEEVLLSHDPNDHPAQDTHALEELLRQEKGRQVPINVPQQGDKASLTRMAKSNAKLLVGEWKTQQMKRERDRIPESVKALKGELRMEDLPRRIDGIDVSHHGGKETVASCVVFTDGTPRKSDYRTYKIRTTEEGRPDDYQAMREVVERRYRRMIDEEGPWPDLVVIDGGKGQLNAATEVLQELGLMDRFQVIGLAKRLEEVFRPGDSDPVLIGKDSPALQLLQKVRNEAHRFAVTYQRKRRKKQTLQSELLDIHGIGEKTAQKLLGTFGSVAKVKEADEDALAEVVGPAKAETVVEYYA
- a CDS encoding HNH endonuclease, with the protein product MRTCAYCGKKGQLSKEHLYPDCLQSRRDGDRVYSSNAISDKFVPGSALQIKDVCETCNNGVLSELDQYFCGLYDSFIDGRTVRSGEQVQFRYEYDDLLRWLLKMLYNNARAGKAAKKHVDRLQEYSGYIIGEESIPPEVLLLARLTVPFEGENGEIPPSHMTCGLIELEEFDYRLGETYLVSIDSFSFIVVALVGASNLFRQKARELLKEDASLGETSRLTPGVEQTRLEASDATSLHVDGQLVMADWAKWIRRTQKD
- a CDS encoding L-lactate dehydrogenase, translating into MIQRRTVGIVGTGNVGTAAAYALFNQGLASEILLHDVDERRAEGEAMDLMHGQLLVGRVTCRAVGYEAMSDAQVIVLAAGSSQKSPDESRLDLLERNARIFQEIISALDEQAPDAILVVATNPVDVLTDLSQEMSERPNERIIGTGTLLDTARFRALLGQHYGVDPRSVHAYILGEHGDTEVPIWSNATIGGQPIRGRDVLGEPWNSDTMQSLFEQARDAAYEIIDRKGYTDSAIGVVIARIVRAILEDQRNVLPVSVRQEGAYGIEGVCLSTPCVVGIEGVERHVTPDLSTDEEEALRASADALRESRAGLDLPL